The Ralstonia sp. RRA DNA segment ACCGCCGCCGCCGGCGTACTATCCGCCGCCGCCCCCGGTCTACTACGGCGCACCGGCACCCGTGTACTACGGGCCGCCGCCTGTCGTGGTGGACCCAGGCTGGTATCGCTGGGGTCCGCGCTATCGCTACTACGATGGCTACCACTGGCGTCGCTGGCGCTAAGCCACACATCGCACGAGAAAGGCTCCTTCGGGAGCCTTTTTCTTTGCCTGCATGCAGTGTACGAACAAGTACAACTCGGTGCGGGACGGCACAGCGTTTGCGTCCAACCGCAGAACGGGCAGGCGTTGCAGAGGCGCTCACGCGACAAAGCGGTGCGGTACTGAACGCAGGCAAGGTTTGCCCGGTCGATATGACATCCGCATGAAGCGCGTGCGGATACGTGCGCCAGCACTGGCGCGCGTCATGTTTGCAGTGCAATGACCGAAGGAGTTTCCATGCAAGTCACAACGCAACGCTTTGCTGTGCGCACCCTCGCGGTGGCTGCTGGCAGCCTGGCGCTCGTGCTCGGCGCGGGGGTGGCGCACGCCGGCTCGATCGATCCCTACCAGCCTGCCCAGAAGATCAGCCGCGCAGATCCCTACACCGATGGGGCCAGGATGGGGCGTGCCGACCCATACACCGACGGCGCTTGTGCCGACGGAAAGCCTCAGGGTAGCGGCACGTGATTGTCTATCGCATCGCAACATCAAGCCCGGGCTATTCCCGGGCTTTTTCTTTGCACATCTTCCGTGTGCGCAGCGCGTGCTAAGGTCGGCAAGAAGAACTGGCGCGCGGCGCATGCGCGACGATACTGAAGACACGAGATGTATCGGCTCATTTGCGTCAGGTAGTCAGGATCGCGCTGTAGCAGCAACGCAGGCCAATGGCATACTTTCGCCCTATGCGAGCCCACTGCCAGCAATACGCAGCCTTCGCACACTTGCATCACCACAACCAAGGAGAACGAGTCATGAAAACCAAGCCCTGCCTGTGCCAGGACGATGTCACCAAGATCCTGGATGCCGCCGAGAAGGAGGCACGCGCGCACCAGTGGGCCGTGACGATTGCCGTGGTTGACGATGGCGGCCATCTGATGGGCCTGCGCCGCATGGACGGTTGCGCGACCATCTCGTCGTACATCGCACCGGAGAAGGCGCGTACGGCCGCGCTGGGCCGCCGTGAATCGAAGGTCTACGAAGACATCATCAACAACGGCCGCATCTCGTTCCTGTCGGCGCCGCATCTGCAAGGCATGCTTGAGGGCGGTGTGCCCGTGCTGGTGGAAGGCGTATGCGCCGGTGCCGTCGGTGTGTCGGGTGTGAAGTCGGCGGAAGATGTGCAGATCGCTAAGGCGGGCATTGCCGCCGTGCACGTGATCTGCTGAGTTGCTGATCGCGAAAAACGCGAATCGATGGAGAAGGGCGCGGCGTAGGTCGCGCCCTTTTTCTTTGGGCGCGCCCGGATGGGAACTGGCGGGAAAGAACGGCTTGGCTGGCAGTCGTCCGGCAGACGGGTCTGGTGTCTGCCAACGCGAAATGACGATGGCTGGCTACTGCCGAATGTCTCCTGAGAGAGACGTCCCCACAAAAGTCAGTACGTGCTGCGTGTTACTTGGTCAGGATCAGTTTGCCGAAGCGCGTGACGCGCAGCGTGTAGATCGCACCGTTGTGACGGATGGCGACAGCGCTCTGGCCGGCAAACAATTGTTCGGAAGTCATGACCCGCGTATCACCGATGGTTGCGGGGGT contains these protein-coding regions:
- a CDS encoding heme-binding protein, which gives rise to MKTKPCLCQDDVTKILDAAEKEARAHQWAVTIAVVDDGGHLMGLRRMDGCATISSYIAPEKARTAALGRRESKVYEDIINNGRISFLSAPHLQGMLEGGVPVLVEGVCAGAVGVSGVKSAEDVQIAKAGIAAVHVIC
- the hemP gene encoding hemin uptake protein HemP, producing the protein MNAAEHQDAGRTVTRRRHVIVARQRPAGLNATPATAPAAAPAVEATPATIGDTRVMTSEQLFAGQSAVAIRHNGAIYTLRVTRFGKLILTK